A genomic window from Melanotaenia boesemani isolate fMelBoe1 chromosome 15, fMelBoe1.pri, whole genome shotgun sequence includes:
- the supt20 gene encoding transcription factor SPT20 homolog isoform X1: MKTLIFQFHFIFLHWSYCRPLCNPEGKSILFAETDVAVSGCFSDDGVNGHSSKVTVWGRKDSIVYCHSPCNWRWTTMQQVLEYALDRAEYIVESARQRPAKRRISSGGRKSLYQKLYELYIEECEKEPELKNLRRNVNLLEKLVSQESVSCLVVNLYPGNEGYSLMLRGKNGSDSETIRLPYEERELLEYLDAEELPPILVDLLEKSQVNIFQSGCVIVEVRDYRQTGNTKIPTCQSRHILLRPTMQTLICDVHAMTSDHHKWTQDDKLQLESQLILATAEPLCLDPSISVTCTANRLLYNKQKMNTHSMKRCFKRHSRAALNRQQELSNLPMPPQLRLYDYLQRRKERKPAPVIDLKISKAGNCVDMWKQSNCQLTAPKEIDVEKYAVVEKSLQLEDSQPTTVWPAEEIIDDYTFECEVGGQAQKTKVSIFQSKGDPLVYGKIYCTKEPKSEEDSTDLKLIHPPFLIGSKIDAERFLTQYKGVYERDVKCQVKMSHNSGNVGQGPPSPSKDEGDGVSPLVQTSVLGKGVKHRPLPIKLPSGSGSSSSGNPYNSQTISSLLKCPTPPPPAKSQSLNRKHSMELGQVGLLSPASLSPMGSTHGRSGTPKPSTPTPTNTPCSTPHPTDSLSAPLSVTPTPSDPTMVQSQSQPALLTPFAQQQLALSQPLPVMTIPLPTIGTSITTGTTSSQVMANPAGLNFINVVGSVCSPQTLMSGSSPMLGPGLNLSGIIPPGGLMSTMQSATQAGSPFGLNNSAGLRPLNLLQIPTGPLIFNSLQQQQLPQFSPQQSQSTTSSPQQLGETSDQGSDQSLGNQQTAVINLGVGGFMSPQAAVLSQLGCGLDGSGPPLPSPRLQQQHQPQIQLQFLQHQMQQQQMAMGAAPPQAGAPQQHTASHPRSKRKRSTPQPLPKS; encoded by the exons ATGAAGACACTGATATttcaatttcattttattttcttgcattGGAGCTACTGTCGACCGCTATGCAATCCTGAAGGCAAGTCGATCCTATTCGCTGAGACTGACGTCGCTGTATCAGGTTGTTTCTCAGACGAC GGGGTGAATGGTCACTCTAGCAAGGTGACAGTGTGGGGCAGAAAGGACAGCATCGTATACTGTCATTCGCCTTGCAACTGGCGGTGGACCACAATG caaCAAGTATTGGAATATGCATTGGATCGAGCCGAG TACATTGTTGAAAGTGCTCGACAACGACCAGCCAAAAGAAGAATTTCATCAGGTGGACGGAAGAGTTTGTATCAAAAGCTCTATGAGCTATACATCGAGGAATGTGAGAAAGAGCCAGAGTTAAAG AATCTGAGGAGAAATGTGAATCTACTGGAGAAGCTGGTGTCTCAGGAGTCTGTATCATGTCTGGTGGTCAATTTGTACCCAGGGAATGAAGGCTATTCTTTAATGCTCAGGGGCAAAAATGGATCTG ATTCTGAAACCATCCGCCTGCCATATGAAGAAAGAGAGCTGTTGGAGTACCTGGATGCTGAGGAGTTACCTCCTATTCTGGTGGATTTGTTGGAGAAATCACAG GTGAACATCTTCCAAAGTGGCTGCGTAATAGTAGAGGTGAGAGACTACAGGCAAACTGGTAATACCAAGATTCCCACCTGTCAGAGCAGACACATCCTGCTGCGGCCAACCATGCAG actCTAATATGTGATGTCCATGCCATGACCAGCGACCATCACAAGTGGACACAG GATGACAAATTACAGCTTGAGAGTCAGTTGATTTTGGCCACAGCTGAACCTCTGTGCCTGGATCCCTCAATTTCTGTTACTTGCACAGCCAACCGACTACTctacaacaaacagaaaatgaacacTCACTCTATGAAACG ATGTTTTAAGAGGCACTCTCGAGCTGCACTGAATAGGCAGCAGGAGCTGTCCAATCTGCCTATGCCACCACAGCTACGACTTTATGACTACCtacagaggaggaaggagaggaaacCTGCTCCTGTCATAGACCTGAAGATCTCAAAAGCTGGAAAT TGTGTAGACATGTGGAAGCAGAGCAACTGCCAACTAACTGCACCAAAGGAGATTGAT gtGGAAAAGTATGCTGTGGTTGAGAAATCTTTGCAGTTGGAAGACTCTCAGCCCACCACTGTCTGGCCTGCTGAA GAAATTATAGATGACTATACATTTGAGTGTGAAGTAGGAGGCCAAGCTCAGAAGACCAAGGTGTCCATCTTCCAGTCAAAAGGAGACCCACTGGTTTATGGGAAGATCTACTGCACTAAAGAACCAAAATCAGAGGAGGATAGCACAGATCTAAAGCTCATACATCCTCC GTTTCTCATAGGGTCAAAGATAGATGCAGAAAG GTTTCTTACTCAGTACAAAGGAGTGTATGAGAGAGATGTGAAATGTCAGGTCAAGATGTCTCATAACTCAGGCAACGTGGGACAAGGGCCTCCCTCCCCCAGCAAAGATGAA GGTGATGGTGTTTCTCCACTGGTCCAGACGTCTGTGTTGGGAAAAGGGGTGAAACACAGACCCCTTCCCATTAAACTGCCTTCAGGATCAGGCAGCAGCTCCTCAG GTAATCCATATAATTCGCAAACCATTAGTAGTCTACTTAAGTGTCCTACGCCGCCACCTCCAGCCAAAAGCCAGTCTCTTAACAGGAAGCACTCCATGGAGTTAGGCCAGGTGGGCCTGTTGTCACCTGCTTCCCTCTCTCCAATGGGATCCACTCATGGGA GATCTGGGACCCCAAAGCCATCAACACCAACACCAACTAACACGCCATGCTCAACCCCGCATCCCACAGATTCGCTCTCTGCCCCCCTCTCAGTGACCCCCACACCTTCAGACCCTACCATGGTTCAGAGCCAGTCTCAGCCTGCCCTCCTTACACCTTTCGCCCAGCAGCAACTTGCTCTAAGTCAGCCCCTTCCAGTCATGACCATTCCCTTGCCCACCATAGGTACATCTatcaccacaggaaccacctcGTCCCAGGTCATGGCCAATCCAGCTGGGCTTAATTTTATCAATGTGGTCGGCTCTGTCTG TAGTCCTCAGACTTTAATGAGTGGCTCCAGCCCCATGCTTGGTCCAGGGCTTAACCTAAGTGGAATCATACCACCTGGAGGGTTGATGTCAACCATGCAGTCTGCAACCCAGGCTG GGAGTCCTTTTGGCCTGAACAACAGTGCTGGGTTGAGACCACTAAATCTGCTACAG ATCCCCACTGGTCCTCTCATCTTTAactctctgcagcagcagcagctacccCAGTTCTCGCCTCAGCAGAGTCAGTCCACCACGTCCAGTCCTCAACAGCTAGGGGAGACG AGTGACCAAGGATCAGATCAAAGTTTAGGAAACCAGCAAACAGCTGTCATCAACCTGGGGGTTGGAGGCTTCATGTCTCCACAGGCAGCAG TGCTGTCCCAGTTGGGCTGTGGGCTGGACGGGTCTGGGCCCCCCCTGCCTTCTCCAAGgcttcagcagcagcaccagCCACAGATCCAA TTGCAATTCTTGCAGCAccaaatgcagcagcagcaaatgGCTATGGGAGCAGCACCTCCTCAGGCGGGAGCACCACAACAGCATACCGCCAGCCACCCAAGAAgtaagaggaagaggagcacaCCACAGCCCCTCCCTAAGTCATGA
- the supt20 gene encoding transcription factor SPT20 homolog isoform X4, protein MKTLIFQFHFIFLHWSYCRPLCNPEGKSILFAETDVAVSGCFSDDGVNGHSSKVTVWGRKDSIVYCHSPCNWRWTTMQQVLEYALDRAEYIVESARQRPAKRRISSGGRKSLYQKLYELYIEECEKEPELKNLRRNVNLLEKLVSQESVSCLVVNLYPGNEGYSLMLRGKNGSDSETIRLPYEERELLEYLDAEELPPILVDLLEKSQVNIFQSGCVIVEVRDYRQTGNTKIPTCQSRHILLRPTMQTLICDVHAMTSDHHKWTQDDKLQLESQLILATAEPLCLDPSISVTCTANRLLYNKQKMNTHSMKRCFKRHSRAALNRQQELSNLPMPPQLRLYDYLQRRKERKPAPVIDLKISKAGNCVDMWKQSNCQLTAPKEIDVEKYAVVEKSLQLEDSQPTTVWPAEEIIDDYTFECEVGGQAQKTKVSIFQSKGDPLVYGKIYCTKEPKSEEDSTDLKLIHPPFLIGSKIDAERFLTQYKGVYERDVKCQVKMSHNSGNVGQGPPSPSKDEGDGVSPLVQTSVLGKGVKHRPLPIKLPSGSGSSSSGNPYNSQTISSLLKCPTPPPPAKSQSLNRKHSMELGQVGLLSPASLSPMGSTHGRSGTPKPSTPTPTNTPCSTPHPTDSLSAPLSVTPTPSDPTMVQSQSQPALLTPFAQQQLALSQPLPVMTIPLPTIGTSITTGTTSSQVMANPAGLNFINVVGSVCSPQTLMSGSSPMLGPGLNLSGIIPPGGLMSTMQSATQAGSPFGLNNSAGLRPLNLLQIPTGPLIFNSLQQQQLPQFSPQQSQSTTSSPQQLGETSDQGSDQSLGNQQTAVINLGVGGFMSPQAAAPNAAAANGYGSSTSSGGSTTTAYRQPPKK, encoded by the exons ATGAAGACACTGATATttcaatttcattttattttcttgcattGGAGCTACTGTCGACCGCTATGCAATCCTGAAGGCAAGTCGATCCTATTCGCTGAGACTGACGTCGCTGTATCAGGTTGTTTCTCAGACGAC GGGGTGAATGGTCACTCTAGCAAGGTGACAGTGTGGGGCAGAAAGGACAGCATCGTATACTGTCATTCGCCTTGCAACTGGCGGTGGACCACAATG caaCAAGTATTGGAATATGCATTGGATCGAGCCGAG TACATTGTTGAAAGTGCTCGACAACGACCAGCCAAAAGAAGAATTTCATCAGGTGGACGGAAGAGTTTGTATCAAAAGCTCTATGAGCTATACATCGAGGAATGTGAGAAAGAGCCAGAGTTAAAG AATCTGAGGAGAAATGTGAATCTACTGGAGAAGCTGGTGTCTCAGGAGTCTGTATCATGTCTGGTGGTCAATTTGTACCCAGGGAATGAAGGCTATTCTTTAATGCTCAGGGGCAAAAATGGATCTG ATTCTGAAACCATCCGCCTGCCATATGAAGAAAGAGAGCTGTTGGAGTACCTGGATGCTGAGGAGTTACCTCCTATTCTGGTGGATTTGTTGGAGAAATCACAG GTGAACATCTTCCAAAGTGGCTGCGTAATAGTAGAGGTGAGAGACTACAGGCAAACTGGTAATACCAAGATTCCCACCTGTCAGAGCAGACACATCCTGCTGCGGCCAACCATGCAG actCTAATATGTGATGTCCATGCCATGACCAGCGACCATCACAAGTGGACACAG GATGACAAATTACAGCTTGAGAGTCAGTTGATTTTGGCCACAGCTGAACCTCTGTGCCTGGATCCCTCAATTTCTGTTACTTGCACAGCCAACCGACTACTctacaacaaacagaaaatgaacacTCACTCTATGAAACG ATGTTTTAAGAGGCACTCTCGAGCTGCACTGAATAGGCAGCAGGAGCTGTCCAATCTGCCTATGCCACCACAGCTACGACTTTATGACTACCtacagaggaggaaggagaggaaacCTGCTCCTGTCATAGACCTGAAGATCTCAAAAGCTGGAAAT TGTGTAGACATGTGGAAGCAGAGCAACTGCCAACTAACTGCACCAAAGGAGATTGAT gtGGAAAAGTATGCTGTGGTTGAGAAATCTTTGCAGTTGGAAGACTCTCAGCCCACCACTGTCTGGCCTGCTGAA GAAATTATAGATGACTATACATTTGAGTGTGAAGTAGGAGGCCAAGCTCAGAAGACCAAGGTGTCCATCTTCCAGTCAAAAGGAGACCCACTGGTTTATGGGAAGATCTACTGCACTAAAGAACCAAAATCAGAGGAGGATAGCACAGATCTAAAGCTCATACATCCTCC GTTTCTCATAGGGTCAAAGATAGATGCAGAAAG GTTTCTTACTCAGTACAAAGGAGTGTATGAGAGAGATGTGAAATGTCAGGTCAAGATGTCTCATAACTCAGGCAACGTGGGACAAGGGCCTCCCTCCCCCAGCAAAGATGAA GGTGATGGTGTTTCTCCACTGGTCCAGACGTCTGTGTTGGGAAAAGGGGTGAAACACAGACCCCTTCCCATTAAACTGCCTTCAGGATCAGGCAGCAGCTCCTCAG GTAATCCATATAATTCGCAAACCATTAGTAGTCTACTTAAGTGTCCTACGCCGCCACCTCCAGCCAAAAGCCAGTCTCTTAACAGGAAGCACTCCATGGAGTTAGGCCAGGTGGGCCTGTTGTCACCTGCTTCCCTCTCTCCAATGGGATCCACTCATGGGA GATCTGGGACCCCAAAGCCATCAACACCAACACCAACTAACACGCCATGCTCAACCCCGCATCCCACAGATTCGCTCTCTGCCCCCCTCTCAGTGACCCCCACACCTTCAGACCCTACCATGGTTCAGAGCCAGTCTCAGCCTGCCCTCCTTACACCTTTCGCCCAGCAGCAACTTGCTCTAAGTCAGCCCCTTCCAGTCATGACCATTCCCTTGCCCACCATAGGTACATCTatcaccacaggaaccacctcGTCCCAGGTCATGGCCAATCCAGCTGGGCTTAATTTTATCAATGTGGTCGGCTCTGTCTG TAGTCCTCAGACTTTAATGAGTGGCTCCAGCCCCATGCTTGGTCCAGGGCTTAACCTAAGTGGAATCATACCACCTGGAGGGTTGATGTCAACCATGCAGTCTGCAACCCAGGCTG GGAGTCCTTTTGGCCTGAACAACAGTGCTGGGTTGAGACCACTAAATCTGCTACAG ATCCCCACTGGTCCTCTCATCTTTAactctctgcagcagcagcagctacccCAGTTCTCGCCTCAGCAGAGTCAGTCCACCACGTCCAGTCCTCAACAGCTAGGGGAGACG AGTGACCAAGGATCAGATCAAAGTTTAGGAAACCAGCAAACAGCTGTCATCAACCTGGGGGTTGGAGGCTTCATGTCTCCACAGGCAGCAG CAccaaatgcagcagcagcaaatgGCTATGGGAGCAGCACCTCCTCAGGCGGGAGCACCACAACAGCATACCGCCAGCCACCCAAGAAgtaa
- the supt20 gene encoding transcription factor SPT20 homolog isoform X2, with product MKTLIFQFHFIFLHWSYCRPLCNPEGKSILFAETDVAVSGCFSDDGVNGHSSKVTVWGRKDSIVYCHSPCNWRWTTMQQVLEYALDRAEYIVESARQRPAKRRISSGGRKSLYQKLYELYIEECEKEPELKNLRRNVNLLEKLVSQESVSCLVVNLYPGNEGYSLMLRGKNGSDSETIRLPYEERELLEYLDAEELPPILVDLLEKSQVNIFQSGCVIVEVRDYRQTGNTKIPTCQSRHILLRPTMQTLICDVHAMTSDHHKWTQDDKLQLESQLILATAEPLCLDPSISVTCTANRLLYNKQKMNTHSMKRCFKRHSRAALNRQQELSNLPMPPQLRLYDYLQRRKERKPAPVIDLKISKAGNCVDMWKQSNCQLTAPKEIDVEKYAVVEKSLQLEDSQPTTVWPAEEIIDDYTFECEVGGQAQKTKVSIFQSKGDPLVYGKIYCTKEPKSEEDSTDLKLIHPPFLIGSKIDAERFLTQYKGVYERDVKCQVKMSHNSGNVGQGPPSPSKDEGDGVSPLVQTSVLGKGVKHRPLPIKLPSGSGSSSSGNPYNSQTISSLLKCPTPPPPAKSQSLNRKHSMELGQVGLLSPASLSPMGSTHGRSGTPKPSTPTPTNTPCSTPHPTDSLSAPLSVTPTPSDPTMVQSQSQPALLTPFAQQQLALSQPLPVMTIPLPTIGTSITTGTTSSQVMANPAGLNFINVVGSVCSPQTLMSGSSPMLGPGLNLSGIIPPGGLMSTMQSATQAGSPFGLNNSAGLRPLNLLQIPTGPLIFNSLQQQQLPQFSPQQSQSTTSSPQQLGETSDQGSDQSLGNQQTAVINLGVGGFMSPQAAVLSQLGCGLDGSGPPLPSPRLQQQHQPQIQHQMQQQQMAMGAAPPQAGAPQQHTASHPRSKRKRSTPQPLPKS from the exons ATGAAGACACTGATATttcaatttcattttattttcttgcattGGAGCTACTGTCGACCGCTATGCAATCCTGAAGGCAAGTCGATCCTATTCGCTGAGACTGACGTCGCTGTATCAGGTTGTTTCTCAGACGAC GGGGTGAATGGTCACTCTAGCAAGGTGACAGTGTGGGGCAGAAAGGACAGCATCGTATACTGTCATTCGCCTTGCAACTGGCGGTGGACCACAATG caaCAAGTATTGGAATATGCATTGGATCGAGCCGAG TACATTGTTGAAAGTGCTCGACAACGACCAGCCAAAAGAAGAATTTCATCAGGTGGACGGAAGAGTTTGTATCAAAAGCTCTATGAGCTATACATCGAGGAATGTGAGAAAGAGCCAGAGTTAAAG AATCTGAGGAGAAATGTGAATCTACTGGAGAAGCTGGTGTCTCAGGAGTCTGTATCATGTCTGGTGGTCAATTTGTACCCAGGGAATGAAGGCTATTCTTTAATGCTCAGGGGCAAAAATGGATCTG ATTCTGAAACCATCCGCCTGCCATATGAAGAAAGAGAGCTGTTGGAGTACCTGGATGCTGAGGAGTTACCTCCTATTCTGGTGGATTTGTTGGAGAAATCACAG GTGAACATCTTCCAAAGTGGCTGCGTAATAGTAGAGGTGAGAGACTACAGGCAAACTGGTAATACCAAGATTCCCACCTGTCAGAGCAGACACATCCTGCTGCGGCCAACCATGCAG actCTAATATGTGATGTCCATGCCATGACCAGCGACCATCACAAGTGGACACAG GATGACAAATTACAGCTTGAGAGTCAGTTGATTTTGGCCACAGCTGAACCTCTGTGCCTGGATCCCTCAATTTCTGTTACTTGCACAGCCAACCGACTACTctacaacaaacagaaaatgaacacTCACTCTATGAAACG ATGTTTTAAGAGGCACTCTCGAGCTGCACTGAATAGGCAGCAGGAGCTGTCCAATCTGCCTATGCCACCACAGCTACGACTTTATGACTACCtacagaggaggaaggagaggaaacCTGCTCCTGTCATAGACCTGAAGATCTCAAAAGCTGGAAAT TGTGTAGACATGTGGAAGCAGAGCAACTGCCAACTAACTGCACCAAAGGAGATTGAT gtGGAAAAGTATGCTGTGGTTGAGAAATCTTTGCAGTTGGAAGACTCTCAGCCCACCACTGTCTGGCCTGCTGAA GAAATTATAGATGACTATACATTTGAGTGTGAAGTAGGAGGCCAAGCTCAGAAGACCAAGGTGTCCATCTTCCAGTCAAAAGGAGACCCACTGGTTTATGGGAAGATCTACTGCACTAAAGAACCAAAATCAGAGGAGGATAGCACAGATCTAAAGCTCATACATCCTCC GTTTCTCATAGGGTCAAAGATAGATGCAGAAAG GTTTCTTACTCAGTACAAAGGAGTGTATGAGAGAGATGTGAAATGTCAGGTCAAGATGTCTCATAACTCAGGCAACGTGGGACAAGGGCCTCCCTCCCCCAGCAAAGATGAA GGTGATGGTGTTTCTCCACTGGTCCAGACGTCTGTGTTGGGAAAAGGGGTGAAACACAGACCCCTTCCCATTAAACTGCCTTCAGGATCAGGCAGCAGCTCCTCAG GTAATCCATATAATTCGCAAACCATTAGTAGTCTACTTAAGTGTCCTACGCCGCCACCTCCAGCCAAAAGCCAGTCTCTTAACAGGAAGCACTCCATGGAGTTAGGCCAGGTGGGCCTGTTGTCACCTGCTTCCCTCTCTCCAATGGGATCCACTCATGGGA GATCTGGGACCCCAAAGCCATCAACACCAACACCAACTAACACGCCATGCTCAACCCCGCATCCCACAGATTCGCTCTCTGCCCCCCTCTCAGTGACCCCCACACCTTCAGACCCTACCATGGTTCAGAGCCAGTCTCAGCCTGCCCTCCTTACACCTTTCGCCCAGCAGCAACTTGCTCTAAGTCAGCCCCTTCCAGTCATGACCATTCCCTTGCCCACCATAGGTACATCTatcaccacaggaaccacctcGTCCCAGGTCATGGCCAATCCAGCTGGGCTTAATTTTATCAATGTGGTCGGCTCTGTCTG TAGTCCTCAGACTTTAATGAGTGGCTCCAGCCCCATGCTTGGTCCAGGGCTTAACCTAAGTGGAATCATACCACCTGGAGGGTTGATGTCAACCATGCAGTCTGCAACCCAGGCTG GGAGTCCTTTTGGCCTGAACAACAGTGCTGGGTTGAGACCACTAAATCTGCTACAG ATCCCCACTGGTCCTCTCATCTTTAactctctgcagcagcagcagctacccCAGTTCTCGCCTCAGCAGAGTCAGTCCACCACGTCCAGTCCTCAACAGCTAGGGGAGACG AGTGACCAAGGATCAGATCAAAGTTTAGGAAACCAGCAAACAGCTGTCATCAACCTGGGGGTTGGAGGCTTCATGTCTCCACAGGCAGCAG TGCTGTCCCAGTTGGGCTGTGGGCTGGACGGGTCTGGGCCCCCCCTGCCTTCTCCAAGgcttcagcagcagcaccagCCACAGATCCAA CAccaaatgcagcagcagcaaatgGCTATGGGAGCAGCACCTCCTCAGGCGGGAGCACCACAACAGCATACCGCCAGCCACCCAAGAAgtaagaggaagaggagcacaCCACAGCCCCTCCCTAAGTCATGA
- the supt20 gene encoding transcription factor SPT20 homolog isoform X3, producing MKTLIFQFHFIFLHWSYCRPLCNPEGKSILFAETDVAVSGCFSDDGVNGHSSKVTVWGRKDSIVYCHSPCNWRWTTMQQVLEYALDRAEYIVESARQRPAKRRISSGGRKSLYQKLYELYIEECEKEPELKNLRRNVNLLEKLVSQESVSCLVVNLYPGNEGYSLMLRGKNGSDSETIRLPYEERELLEYLDAEELPPILVDLLEKSQVNIFQSGCVIVEVRDYRQTGNTKIPTCQSRHILLRPTMQTLICDVHAMTSDHHKWTQDDKLQLESQLILATAEPLCLDPSISVTCTANRLLYNKQKMNTHSMKRCFKRHSRAALNRQQELSNLPMPPQLRLYDYLQRRKERKPAPVIDLKISKAGNCVDMWKQSNCQLTAPKEIDVEKYAVVEKSLQLEDSQPTTVWPAEEIIDDYTFECEVGGQAQKTKVSIFQSKGDPLVYGKIYCTKEPKSEEDSTDLKLIHPPFLIGSKIDAERFLTQYKGVYERDVKCQVKMSHNSGNVGQGPPSPSKDEGDGVSPLVQTSVLGKGVKHRPLPIKLPSGSGSSSSGNPYNSQTISSLLKCPTPPPPAKSQSLNRKHSMELGQVGLLSPASLSPMGSTHGRSGTPKPSTPTPTNTPCSTPHPTDSLSAPLSVTPTPSDPTMVQSQSQPALLTPFAQQQLALSQPLPVMTIPLPTIGTSITTGTTSSQVMANPAGLNFINVVGSVCSPQTLMSGSSPMLGPGLNLSGIIPPGGLMSTMQSATQAGSPFGLNNSAGLRPLNLLQIPTGPLIFNSLQQQQLPQFSPQQSQSTTSSPQQLGETSDQGSDQSLGNQQTAVINLGVGGFMSPQAAVAILAAPNAAAANGYGSSTSSGGSTTTAYRQPPKK from the exons ATGAAGACACTGATATttcaatttcattttattttcttgcattGGAGCTACTGTCGACCGCTATGCAATCCTGAAGGCAAGTCGATCCTATTCGCTGAGACTGACGTCGCTGTATCAGGTTGTTTCTCAGACGAC GGGGTGAATGGTCACTCTAGCAAGGTGACAGTGTGGGGCAGAAAGGACAGCATCGTATACTGTCATTCGCCTTGCAACTGGCGGTGGACCACAATG caaCAAGTATTGGAATATGCATTGGATCGAGCCGAG TACATTGTTGAAAGTGCTCGACAACGACCAGCCAAAAGAAGAATTTCATCAGGTGGACGGAAGAGTTTGTATCAAAAGCTCTATGAGCTATACATCGAGGAATGTGAGAAAGAGCCAGAGTTAAAG AATCTGAGGAGAAATGTGAATCTACTGGAGAAGCTGGTGTCTCAGGAGTCTGTATCATGTCTGGTGGTCAATTTGTACCCAGGGAATGAAGGCTATTCTTTAATGCTCAGGGGCAAAAATGGATCTG ATTCTGAAACCATCCGCCTGCCATATGAAGAAAGAGAGCTGTTGGAGTACCTGGATGCTGAGGAGTTACCTCCTATTCTGGTGGATTTGTTGGAGAAATCACAG GTGAACATCTTCCAAAGTGGCTGCGTAATAGTAGAGGTGAGAGACTACAGGCAAACTGGTAATACCAAGATTCCCACCTGTCAGAGCAGACACATCCTGCTGCGGCCAACCATGCAG actCTAATATGTGATGTCCATGCCATGACCAGCGACCATCACAAGTGGACACAG GATGACAAATTACAGCTTGAGAGTCAGTTGATTTTGGCCACAGCTGAACCTCTGTGCCTGGATCCCTCAATTTCTGTTACTTGCACAGCCAACCGACTACTctacaacaaacagaaaatgaacacTCACTCTATGAAACG ATGTTTTAAGAGGCACTCTCGAGCTGCACTGAATAGGCAGCAGGAGCTGTCCAATCTGCCTATGCCACCACAGCTACGACTTTATGACTACCtacagaggaggaaggagaggaaacCTGCTCCTGTCATAGACCTGAAGATCTCAAAAGCTGGAAAT TGTGTAGACATGTGGAAGCAGAGCAACTGCCAACTAACTGCACCAAAGGAGATTGAT gtGGAAAAGTATGCTGTGGTTGAGAAATCTTTGCAGTTGGAAGACTCTCAGCCCACCACTGTCTGGCCTGCTGAA GAAATTATAGATGACTATACATTTGAGTGTGAAGTAGGAGGCCAAGCTCAGAAGACCAAGGTGTCCATCTTCCAGTCAAAAGGAGACCCACTGGTTTATGGGAAGATCTACTGCACTAAAGAACCAAAATCAGAGGAGGATAGCACAGATCTAAAGCTCATACATCCTCC GTTTCTCATAGGGTCAAAGATAGATGCAGAAAG GTTTCTTACTCAGTACAAAGGAGTGTATGAGAGAGATGTGAAATGTCAGGTCAAGATGTCTCATAACTCAGGCAACGTGGGACAAGGGCCTCCCTCCCCCAGCAAAGATGAA GGTGATGGTGTTTCTCCACTGGTCCAGACGTCTGTGTTGGGAAAAGGGGTGAAACACAGACCCCTTCCCATTAAACTGCCTTCAGGATCAGGCAGCAGCTCCTCAG GTAATCCATATAATTCGCAAACCATTAGTAGTCTACTTAAGTGTCCTACGCCGCCACCTCCAGCCAAAAGCCAGTCTCTTAACAGGAAGCACTCCATGGAGTTAGGCCAGGTGGGCCTGTTGTCACCTGCTTCCCTCTCTCCAATGGGATCCACTCATGGGA GATCTGGGACCCCAAAGCCATCAACACCAACACCAACTAACACGCCATGCTCAACCCCGCATCCCACAGATTCGCTCTCTGCCCCCCTCTCAGTGACCCCCACACCTTCAGACCCTACCATGGTTCAGAGCCAGTCTCAGCCTGCCCTCCTTACACCTTTCGCCCAGCAGCAACTTGCTCTAAGTCAGCCCCTTCCAGTCATGACCATTCCCTTGCCCACCATAGGTACATCTatcaccacaggaaccacctcGTCCCAGGTCATGGCCAATCCAGCTGGGCTTAATTTTATCAATGTGGTCGGCTCTGTCTG TAGTCCTCAGACTTTAATGAGTGGCTCCAGCCCCATGCTTGGTCCAGGGCTTAACCTAAGTGGAATCATACCACCTGGAGGGTTGATGTCAACCATGCAGTCTGCAACCCAGGCTG GGAGTCCTTTTGGCCTGAACAACAGTGCTGGGTTGAGACCACTAAATCTGCTACAG ATCCCCACTGGTCCTCTCATCTTTAactctctgcagcagcagcagctacccCAGTTCTCGCCTCAGCAGAGTCAGTCCACCACGTCCAGTCCTCAACAGCTAGGGGAGACG AGTGACCAAGGATCAGATCAAAGTTTAGGAAACCAGCAAACAGCTGTCATCAACCTGGGGGTTGGAGGCTTCATGTCTCCACAGGCAGCAG TTGCAATTCTTGCAGCAccaaatgcagcagcagcaaatgGCTATGGGAGCAGCACCTCCTCAGGCGGGAGCACCACAACAGCATACCGCCAGCCACCCAAGAAgtaa